The following DNA comes from Salvelinus sp. IW2-2015 linkage group LG1, ASM291031v2, whole genome shotgun sequence.
TATGAGAAACAGGTATGTTCTCACAATATCAACATGCTTGCATGATAGAGGTATTGGTGGTGATGGATTTCCCTTTGAACTGTCCGTTATGTTTTCTATGGCACGTTAATGCACTACTAGGACCAGGTGAAACATAAAAACACCKTGTCAATTATGGTATTATcattagggcccagagttttgTTTTACAACGTGACCAGGCAAGAAACTAGGGCCTAGTTAATTTTCTTCCAGTCAGGAAATGCTTGCATTTCTCTTTCTCMTGCATCTTCTAAGAAACCCGTTTGTTTAGAACATTAGTAGAATGCTCTGATTGTaggtccctctggataagagYGTCTgtcaaatgactaaaatataaatgggATATGAATTCGGACTTTGGCCTGTCTTTGCAGCGCTTCCCTCTTTGCAGCGACGACGAGGTCATGAGCTCCACCCTGCAGCATTTTGCCAAAGTCATAGATGAGGTGAGAACTGCTGCActgccctcatcctcctcctccctgtggcACGCTGCTGCTCACATAGGATTACATTGTCAAAACAATGACCTTCTTTAATTACACTATAAACACTCTCTCACACTGCACTTTAGCTTCTTCCTTCTTTCAGTCCATCaacctcttccatctctctgtcttaACCTCTCCGATCCTTCACTCTTACATACTCTTTCAATCTTAATTTAAACCCCTCCCTTCCTTCACTCTGTAtttacctctctcttccttctcgctAAGCTCCTCTGTGATGAGAGACACATTTCCCTGAGGAGATTCAATAATGTAACTGGCCTTTCTTCTCTCCCACAGCTGAGTTCCTGTCATGCAGTCCTCTCCACTCAGCTGGCTGACGCCATGATGTTCCCTATCACCCAGTTTAAGGAGAGGGACTTAAAAGGTAAGACTCTAAGTTCcattccccttttttttttttactgtttataTAGAGATAAATACAGGTATGAGAGCTGGAGACAGATCACAGGGATGACAAGggcatagaattacatataatatcctattaaataaatataatttaataGGAGTCCGAAGGTGGCTGTGCTGCACTATCGCTAGCCTAGACCAACGTCTGGCACTTTGTAAAGTTGACTAGTGGCAGAATGTGAACAGATAGTTGAAATGGATGTTAACCATCGTTCTCTCCCCTACAGAGATACTGACTCTGAAGGAAGTATTCCAGATAGCCAGTGATGGTGAGTGCGAACTRCTCAGtaaaacatgaaaacaaattATTGTTGTGACATGGTATGATTTCATGAGCCCATGTTGTAATTGTAATAACCACTCATGACATTTTTCTGTCTACAGATCATGACATGGCCATCAACCGATACAGCCGCCTCTCTAAAAGGAGGGACAACGAGAAGGTACAGGGTTTGTTTTTGGGAACATAATATTATTTTTGGAGAAGTTCATTATTATAAGATTACCTTGTTATAACAATAACTGTCTCACCAAATTAAACCTGATATTTTGTGTGCGTGTCTTCTCTCCAGGTGAAGGGCGAGGTGATGGAGGATGTGTATACCTCCAGGAAGAAGCAGCACCAGACCATGATGCACTACTTCCTAGCCCTCAACACTCTGCAGTACAAGAAGAAGATTGCCATTCTGGAGCCGCTGCTGGGGTATATGCAGGCACAGGTACTGTACAGCAACCTTACTTCCTcctcccgtccctctctctctctcttacaccttctttctctcctctctctctctttctgtctatctctctgtatctctatctctctgtctctagtatATGTTCTGATCAGCATGTCTATATATCTGTATCTCTCAGATCAGCTTTTTCAAGCTGGGATCAGAGAACCTCACCCAGCAGTGGGAAGATTTCCTCACCAACATAGGAACCAGCGTTCAGAAGTAAGCTTCAACCTGAATMTCCTAGCCCCTAGGAATAGAGATCTGAGATCTGAGAAGATTGGATAGTTGTAAGCAATGGTGGTAGCTCCATATTGCCTTCTGTTAGGCCAAATGGAATTATTGCCATATTGCATGCAGTGTGTTTAAGGCTGGGCATGTGTaattttgtgtgtggttgtgtccagTGTCCGCAGGGAGATGGATGGTGAGGTCGATGTAATGCAACAGACCATCCAGGACTTGGAGCAGGCCAGTGACCTCCTCTACATGCCAGACCCCGACCCCAGCCAGGTTCCTGTCAACCGCAACCTCACACGCAAGGCCGGCTACCTCAACAGACGCAAGTAAGACAGCACTGTCACACACTAGACACACRCACAAGCCTGGCAGAGGCTACCTCAACAAATgtattcaatcaaatcaatccaCTCAAGTTTGTCCATATCAACCTGCACCAGAACAACAACccattttaaccatgtttttcctttttctcttctGAATGTGTCCGCCCAGTAAAACAGGCCTAGTGTCTTCCTCCTGGGACCGGCAGTACTTCTTCACCCAGGGAGGGAACCTGATGGGCCAGGCACGAGGGCATGTAGCTGGGGGTCTGGTCATGGACATCGATAATTGCTCTGTCATGGCCGTGGACTGTGAGGACCGACGCTTCTGCTTCCAGATCACATCCTTCGACGGCAAGAAGTAAATTACTACATATTAAAGCTTTATAAACCAGTAATACCAGCTTATGAAGAAGAATGGCGCCGgcggggatggctgccgttttgctcctaaccaattgtgctattttgtgtttttttgcattgtttgtaacttattttgtacataatgtttctgcctcttttgaccgaaaatagcttctggatatcagaacagcgattactcacatcAAACTGAACAAAgaatttttttctttaataaatctGACGCATAGGATATAATGTTGCTCCCGGAAAggccaaatccccgtcattcgcatgaggaaaataaggaaATACAGCGGGcacagatcagggtgccttgtaagaatacGTCGGTGAGTGGGTAAcacgcctctaccatccgttctttTGGCCAAAGTGCAATCACgggagaataaactggacgacctccgttcgagactatcttaccaacgggacattaactgtaatatcttatgtttcacgagtcgtggctgaatgatgacacagataatatacagttggctgggttttccgtggatcggcaggacagaacagctacgtctggtaagacgaggagtggtttgtgtctatttgtcaataacagctggtgcgcgatgtctaatattgaGGTCGTCTCAaagtattgctcacctgaggtagagtacctcatgataagctatagaccacactgtctaccaagagacttttcatctatatttttcacagccgtctatataccaccacaaaccgatgctggcaataagaccgcactcaacaagctgtataaggccataagcaaacaagaaaatgctcgtccagaagcggcgctcctagtggccgaggacATTAATGCAGGcgaacttaaatcagtttttacctaatttctaccagcatgtcacatgtgcaaccagagggggRAAAAACTATagaccacctgtactccacacacagagacgtgtacaaagctctccctcgccttccatttggcacatctgaccataattatatcctcctgattcctgctaacaagcaaacactaaagcaggaagtaccagtgacttgctcaatacggaagtggtcagatgaWKcagatgctacactacaggactgttttgcaaacacagactggaatatgttccgggattcatccaatggcattgaggagtatattaTTAAACTTATTGCTGCAGTAGTAAYTAAGATGGGgcgaagtctgtctataataaagcgatgctctgccttcttaaaaaaaactatcaacaaggcaggtcttacaggccctagttttgtcgcaccttgactactgttcagtcgtgtggtcaggtgccacaaaaaaggacataggaaaattgcaattggctcagaagagggcagcacggctggcccttggatgtacacagagaactaatattaataatatgcatgtcaatctctcctggttgaAAGTGGAGGTGAACtgccggcgccgacagagatggccgcctcgctttgcgttcctaggaaactgcagtattttgtatttttacgtgttatttcttacattagtaccccaggtaatcttaggttttattacatactgtcgggaggaactattggatataagagcatctttctggtaagaagaggggtgggggggtatgccttatgattaacgagacgtggtgtgatcataacaacatacaggaactcaagtccttctgttcacctgacttacaattcctcacaatcaaatgtcgacggcattatctaccaagagaattctcttcgattataatcacagccgcatataWtcccccccaagcagacacatcgatggccctgaacRaacttcatttgactctatgtaaactggaaaccacatatcctgaggctgcattcattgtagctggggattttaacaaggctaatctgaaaacaaggctccctaaattctatcagcatatcgattgtgctaccagggctggcaaaaccctggatcattgttattctaacttccgcgacgcatataaggccatcccccgccctcctttcactgaccagctgaccacgactccattttgttgcttcctgCCTATAGACggagactaaaacaggaagctaccgtgctcaggtctgttcaacgctggtctgaccaatctgattccacgcttcaagattgcttcgatcacgtggactgggatatgttccgcattgcgtcaaacaacaacattgacgaatacgctgattcggtaagcgagtttattagcaagtgcatcggcgaYGTYgtacccacagcaactattaaaacattcccaaaccaKaaactgtggattgatggcagcattcgcgtgaaaMTGAAAGCGCGAacaactgcttttaatcagggcaaggtgaccggaaacatSACCGAATACAAMcagtgtagctattccctccgcaaggcaatcaaacaagctaagcgttagtatagagacaaagtagagtcgcaattcaacggctcagacacgaggtatgtggcagggtctacagtcaatcacggattacaaaaagaaaatcagccccgTCGCGGAKCAGGATGTcgtgctcccagacagactaaacaacttctttgctcgctttgaggacaatacagtgctactgacacggcccgctaccaaaacctgcggactctccttcactgcagcgacgtgagtaaaacatttaaacgtgttaaacctcgcaaggctgcagggccagacggcatccccggccgtgtcctcagagcatgcgcagacagctggctggtgtgtttatggatatATCCAATCAATcattatcccagtctgctgttccacatgcttcaagagggccaccattgttcctgttcccaagaaagctaaggtaatgaactaaacgactacgccccgtagcactcacttccgtcatcatgaagtgctttgagagactagtcaaggaccatatcacctccacctacctgacaccctagacccactccaatttgcttaccgcccaataggtccacagacgacgcaatcgcaaccacactgcacactgccctaacccatctggacaagaggaatacctatgtgagaatgctgttcatcgactacagctcagcatttaacaccatagtaccctccaaactcgtatcaagctcgagaccctggtctcgaccccgccctgtgcaactgggtactggacttcctgacgggccactcccaggtggtgagggtaggtaaaacatctccaccctgctgatcctcaacactggggcccacaagggtgcgttctgagccctctctgtactccctgttcacccacgactgcgtggccatgcacgcctccaactcaatcatcaagtttgcagacgacactacagtggtaggcttgattaccaacaacgacgagacggcctacagggaggaggtgagggccctcggagtgtggtgtcaggaaagttcctcggcgtacacatcacggacaaactgaattggtcgacccacacagacagtgtggtgaagaaggcgcagcagcgcctcttcaacctcaggaggctgaaKAAATTYGGCTTGTCACCAAAAggactcacaaacttttacagatgctcaatcgagagcatcctgtcgggctgtatcactgcctggtacggcaactgctccgcccacaaccRtaaggctctccagagggtagtgtggtctgcacaacgcatcaccgggggcaaactacctgccctccaggacacctacaccacccgatgtcacaggaaggccataaagatcatcaaggacaacaaccaccagagccactgcctgttcaccccgMtatcatccagaaggcgaggtcagtacaggtgcatcaaagcggggaccgagagactgaaaaacagcttcaagctcaaggccatcagactgttaaacagccaccactaacattgagtggctgctgccaacatactgactcaactccagccactttaataatggaaaaatgtatgtaaagaaatgtatcactagccactttaaacaatgccacttaagtaatgtaaggtatgtaaacattatattaagtgccattgtttaaagtggctagtgatacatgtattacataaagatggcaagatgcagtagatggtatagagtacagtatatacatatgagataagtaatgtagggtatgtaaacattatattatctcatatgtatatactgtactctataccatctactgcatcttgcctatgccgttctgtaccatcactcattcatatatttttatgtacatattcttcatccctttacacttgtgtgtaataaggtagttgttgtggaattgttaggttagattactcgttggttattactgcattgtcggaactagaagcacaagcatttcgctacactcgcattaacatctgctaaccatgtgtatgtgacaaataaaatttgatttgaggagagattgacttcatcactRCTTTTATATATGAGagttattgacatgttgaatgcaccgagctgtctgtctaaactactggcacacagctcggacacccatgcataccccacaagacatgccacaagagatctcttcacagtccctaagtccagaacagactatgggaggcacacagtactacatagagccatgactacatggaactctattccacatcaagtaactgacacaagcagtaaaattacattaaaaaaaacaccttatggaacagcggggactgtgaagcagcaCAAACAATGGCACagacatatgcatacacacacacacacacgataacatactcactatacatacacatggatttagtactgtagatatgtggtagtggtggagtaggggcctgagggcacacagtgtggtGCCTGCGTGGTATGGTACCATACCTgcccggtatggcaactgctcagcatctgaccgtaaggcgctacagagggtagtgcgtacagtccagtacatcactgggggccaagcttcctgccatccaggacctatatactcggcggtgtcagaggaagacccaaaatatggtcaaagactccagttacccaagtcttagacagttctctctgctaccgcacggcaagcggtaccagagcgccaagtctaggtccagaaggctccttaacagcatctacctctaagccataagactgttgaacaattaatcaaatggccaccgaacCATTTACGttgacacccccccctcccctccatttgttttgttcactgctgctactcactgttttctctatgcatagtcattttacccctacttacatgtacatattacctaaactaACGTGTATCCCCCACATTGacccggtatcccctgtatatagcctcattattgttattttgttacctTTTTTGTagtcctttagtttatttagtaaatattttcttaactgcattgttggttaagggcgtgtaagtaagcatttaacgttaaggtctacacctgtttgtattcagcgcatgtgacatacattttgatttgattatgaacCTTTACAACTTAGTAACTATTTTCACTGAAGTTACTGAGGTGCTTTGTCTTTGTTTCAGGGTGGCCATATTGCAGGCAGATAGCAGGAAGGACTGTGAAGAGGTGAAACAACAGTTTTAGTCATAATGTATTGtacatcttatttatttattcattgtaTAAATACAGCAGACAGACATGGAATTCGTGCATCTCCTAATAACGCTGTCctgtgctcctctcctctctcagtggaTTGCAACTATAAACAACATCTCAAAGAGGATATATCTGAGTGAGAACCCAGAGGTGAGTAGCCGGCAATCACTGGAAAAGCCTACTCTTACATCATCATTCGATCTGTCATCTATAATTAGAGCTGTGAGCCCTATGGTGTGACATTCCCCCAGACAATGCTGGATGTCTATGATGTGAGTCTCATCTCCCACCTCCCTTTGTTACTGAGCTGTTGTCAAGCACCTTTCCTCATTGCTGAAATGCCCTCTTTCTATTGGCAGGAAATTGCAGCCAGAGTGAACCAATCAGCTCTTGAGGCTGTGACACCGTCTCCCTCCTTCCAGCAGAGGCATGAGAGTATGCGGCCGACCACGTGCGTTTCTGAATCATAGAGACTTCATTATTATTAGAGCCAGGAGWTTTTCCTGACCATGGAACTCTCTGGGCCTTGGTAGTGTATAGCCGATAACTACTCTAGCCTATAAAGTGGTTACATAATCAAGACTAACCAAGGTAAAGCCTACTGTAGTAAGTTAAATTAAGACAAACCCTGCTCTAGTTAGAGGTGTCATGATATTGCATTCTGTCCAACTCTCTAACCTCcacctctctgtccatctctcttacctcaatctctctctaacctccacctctctgtccatctctcttacctcaatctctctctaacctccatctctctctaacctccgTTTCTCTCTGACCTCAATCTCTCTCTAACGTCCGTCTCTCCTGTATAGACAAGGGCGGTCCCGGGCAGCGCGTACCAGCAGTGTGAGCTCAGCGGGCTCTGAGACGGCCTCACcggccctctctgtcctctcattgGACGCCCTGGTGGCTCCTGACACGCCCATCCAGTTTGACATCATCTCTCCAGTCAGCGATGAGTACGCAGGCCAGGCCAAGGCTGCGGGACAGGGCAGGTCGGTACTAActaaccagggtttcccaaacggTGTATAGGCGGGACGAGCCCCTGGTATATGTTCAAGCTAGGGGCgaaactttggttttagaagtggggggagataagttattatttattttaattatccAGTTGGattaacactccaaacagcctaccctaTGCACggaggcatccgcatggtcctaaagcacaccgttgcctcRTTttatatcacattccaatgataaaaatgCAATTACAGAAGGTTGCGCCCCTGGTTCAAGCTATATTGAAATGAAAACAGTCATATTAATTCATATTTTTGTGTTTCTTTTCTCCCCGTTTCTGAAAGAAGGACCAACCCGTTTGGTGAATCAGGAGACACTCCACCTGAGGAGAGTGAaggtactgtctctgtctgtctatctgtctgtgtcaggtctgtcttgctgtgtgtgtgtctgtgtgcatgccattgtctgtgtgtgtgtcaccctctCTCTYtctctttctctctgtctgtgtgtccatcCAGACTCCATCCTGCACCAGCTGTTCATCGTGCGTTTCCTGGGTTCTATGGAGGTGAAGAATGCAGACAGCTCTGACGTCATCTATGAGACCATGAGACAGATCCTAGCAGCCAGGGCCATACATAACATCTTCAGGATGACTGAGTCTCACCTGCTGGTCACCTGCGAGTGCCTCAAGTGAGACATATGCTCTTTGAGTAATGTGCATGCGTTTTGTTTTTAATGTGTGACATAATTAAAAGCATGCTCTTACAGTCAATAGATTTGCCCGTGTGTGATGTTTTGTGGTTTTCAGGCTCATCGATCCTCAGACACAAGTCACACGGCTGAGGGTAGGTCCTCCCTCTCACACTACATCCATTAAAACATGTTTCTGTTTATCTATCATTCTATTCACTGATAGTCAATTATATAATTTCCTCAGTAGCATTACTGATAGGTCAAATCAATCATCACTGACACAACACCTGTCTAGAGGCTATTGGCCTATCATCACTGACACAACACCTGTCTAGACTCGATATTAGACATGACTTCTTGTTTTAATTCTCCCCTCCCCAAGTTCCCTCTTtccagtgtggtggtgtgttcgtCCCACCAGGAGAACAGGCGTCTGTTTGGATTCGTCCTGCAGACTGCAGAAGGCAGGGTGGACGGACGACCTGTCACCGTCTGCTATATCTTTGAGTCCAACAATGATGGGGAGAAGGTAAGTTCTGCTCTGCTGTGTAGCCTTTGTTCTAACATGATGTGTTGGTAAGGGCCAGTAGTTACAGGCYATAactagggcctggagtttttcctggtcagccACACATGCAAATGTGTTTTCATGGTTTGGAACAAGTCCTGACTCTAGGAATAAGCATATTGTGTCTGTATAGGGATGGCACTATCAGTTAAAACGGTTGATAGTTTTCATGTTGTGACAAAAGGAAGACATTTGCATGTGTCTACTGTTCCCTGTGTTCATTTCTTGTTATCTCTGAGTGCATGTTGCGTTGTTCTCCTTTCAGATATGTGACAGTGTTGGGCTGGCMAAACAGATCGCTTTCCACTCAGAGATGGTAAGACATGTGAGACTCTCTGTTTTAGTTGAATTAATTAGTTAAGATTTTAAGATGAATCTTAGCTACTCATGTGGGACCTTGACAAATTTTGGGCTGATTCAGGATCGCAAAGCTACAGAGAAGAAGGAKGAGCAGGACAAGGCCAAGGAGAAACAGCAGGAGGAGCTGAGTAAACAGAAACAGATTGAAAAGGTAGCGTCAGTGTCCCAGCAAATCAATACATTTCCATACCMAAAAAATTGACAATATAGTATTTCTCCTATTCTTGTTGACTTATAGATCAATGCCTATCTTGATCAGTTTTTGGTCTATAATCATAACTGTATTACCCTCTGTGTTCACTCATGTTACAGTAAACTGAAATTCATTGATTaatgaataaattaatttgaatgAACCCACAGGACCTGGAGGAACAGAGCCGTTTAATCGCAGCCTCCAGTCGCCCCACCCCCCCTGCTCCTAGTGCTGATGGGCAGTTCCTGGTGCTGAGCAAAAGTCAATCAGAGGACAGTGATGCA
Coding sequences within:
- the LOC111970772 gene encoding DCC-interacting protein 13-alpha isoform X1, translating into MPGIDKLPIEETFEDSPQTRSLLSVFEEDADAISNYSQKLFQAMNRIYDAQNELSAATHLTSKLLKEYEKQRFPLCSDDEVMSSTLQHFAKVIDELSSCHAVLSTQLADAMMFPITQFKERDLKEILTLKEVFQIASDDHDMAINRYSRLSKRRDNEKVKGEVMEDVYTSRKKQHQTMMHYFLALNTLQYKKKIAILEPLLGYMQAQISFFKLGSENLTQQWEDFLTNIGTSVQNVRREMDGEVDVMQQTIQDLEQASDLLYMPDPDPSQVPVNRNLTRKAGYLNRRNKTGLVSSSWDRQYFFTQGGNLMGQARGHVAGGLVMDIDNCSVMAVDCEDRRFCFQITSFDGKKVAILQADSRKDCEEWIATINNISKRIYLSENPEEIAARVNQSALEAVTPSPSFQQRHESMRPTTQGRSRAARTSSVSSAGSETASPALSVLSLDALVAPDTPIQFDIISPVSDEYAGQAKAAGQGRRTNPFGESGDTPPEESEDSILHQLFIVRFLGSMEVKNADSSDVIYETMRQILAARAIHNIFRMTESHLLVTCECLKLIDPQTQVTRLRFPLSSVVVCSSHQENRRLFGFVLQTAEGRVDGRPVTVCYIFESNNDGEKICDSVGLAKQIAFHSEMDRKATEKKXEQDKAKEKQQEELSKQKQIEKDLEEQSRLIAASSRPTPPAPSADGQFLVLSKSQSEDSDAGQEGREKGESEA
- the LOC111970772 gene encoding DCC-interacting protein 13-alpha isoform X2; the encoded protein is MPGIDKLPIEETFEDSPQTRSLLSVFEEDADAISNYSQKLFQAMNRIYDAQNELSAATHLTSKLLKEYEKQRFPLCSDDEVMSSTLQHFAKVIDELSSCHAVLSTQLADAMMFPITQFKERDLKEILTLKEVFQIASDDHDMAINRYSRLSKRRDNEKVKGEVMEDVYTSRKKQHQTMMHYFLALNTLQYKKKIAILEPLLGYMQAQISFFKLGSENLTQQWEDFLTNIGTSVQNVRREMDGEVDVMQQTIQDLEQASDLLYMPDPDPSQVPVNRNLTRKAGYLNRRNKTGLVSSSWDRQYFFTQGGNLMGQARGHVAGGLVMDIDNCSVMAVDCEDRRFCFQITSFDGKKVAILQADSRKDCEEWIATINNISKRIYLSENPEEIAARVNQSALEAVTPSPSFQQRHESMRPTTQGRSRAARTSSVSSAGSETASPALSVLSLDALVAPDTPIQFDIISPVSDEYAGQAKAAGQGRTNPFGESGDTPPEESEDSILHQLFIVRFLGSMEVKNADSSDVIYETMRQILAARAIHNIFRMTESHLLVTCECLKLIDPQTQVTRLRFPLSSVVVCSSHQENRRLFGFVLQTAEGRVDGRPVTVCYIFESNNDGEKICDSVGLAKQIAFHSEMDRKATEKKXEQDKAKEKQQEELSKQKQIEKDLEEQSRLIAASSRPTPPAPSADGQFLVLSKSQSEDSDAGQEGREKGESEA